Proteins co-encoded in one Brassica oleracea var. oleracea cultivar TO1000 chromosome C4, BOL, whole genome shotgun sequence genomic window:
- the LOC106336691 gene encoding zinc finger CCCH domain-containing protein 26-like has translation MSETQQVQNSTGSIRSSENIEDTFRRMKVNEENMEGQSSQYPDRPGERDCQFFLRTGQCGYGNTCRYNHPLTHLPQGVFYQRDDLPERIGQPDCEYFLKTGACKYGSTCKYHHPKDRNGAGPVLFNVLGYPMRQGEKSCPYYMQKGMCRFGVACKFHHPHPNPQPHNGSHATTYGMSSFPSVGFPYGGGLPMMSMPPPTYGVMPPPPANYGAMPPRPQVPHPQAYMPFVVPPPQGWSTYMAGSNPIYNVKTQPDSSSSASVPVAVTSHQHSVSERAECRFFMNTGTCKYGDDCKYTHPRERMLPPPPPNLPARPGKPACGNFASGFCKYGANCKFAHPMPLNPYDGTGLTMPSLPTAYASPFTTHLPSRSDSNALSNGSKPAAENHTSETERQNDKSEVQDPSQLSDSDSTALSNGNKPSAENETSETEGTEKSGVQGSSDSAALSNGNSGAESPSSETKKQEDHPSQPDKGKQESSDK, from the exons ATGTCTGAAACTCAGCAGGTTCAGAACTCTACTGGGTCGATTCGATCTTCCGAGAATATTGAAG ATACCTTCAGGAGGATGAAAGTTAATGAAGAGAATATGGAAGGGCAATCAAGTCAATATCCTGATCGTCCCGGTGAGCGAGATTGTCAGTTCTTTCTAAGAACTGGGCAGTGTGGCTATGGAAACACCTGCCGATACAATCATCCTCTTACTCATCTTCCACAG GGTGTCTTTTATCAAAGAGACGACCTGCCTGAGAGGATTGGTCAGCCAGATTGTGAG TATTTTCTGAAGACAGGAGCATGTAAGTATGGCTCAACATGTAAATATCACCACCCAAAAGACAGGAACGGTGCTGGACCCGTGCTGTTCAATGTTCTCGGCTATCCTATGCGACAG GGTGAGAAGTCATGCCCATATTACATGCAGAAAGGAATGTGTAGATTCGGAGTTGCCTGCAAATTCCATCATCCTCATCCTAATCCTCAGCCTCATAATGGCAGCCACGCTACTACATATGGAATGTCTAGTTTCCCTTCTGTTGGGTTTCCTTATGGAGGTGGCTTGCCGATGATGTCTATGCCTCCTCCAACATATGGAGTTATGCCACCTCCTCCTGCAAACTATGGAGCCATGCCGCCGCGTCCTCAAGTTCCTCACCCTCAGGCCTATATGCCCTTCGTGGTTCCACCTCCTCAAGGCTGGTCTACTTACATG GCTGGATCTAACCCCATTTATAATGTGAAAACTCAACCTGACTCCAGCTCGAGTGCATCGGTGCCTGTTGCAGTAACATCGCATCAGCACAGTGTTTCTGAAAGAGCTGAATGTAGGTTCTTCATGAACACCGGAACCTGTAAATATGGAGATGATTGCAAGTACACTCATCCGAGAGAAAGGATGTTACCACCGCCACCACCAAATCTTCCAGCTAGACCA GGGAAACCAGCATGTGGTAACTTTGCCTCCGGATTCTGCAAGTATGGAGCAAACTGCAAATTTGCTCACCCAATGCCACTAAACCCTTACGATGGTACAGGCCTGACCATGCCTTCTCTGCCTACTGCCTATGCTTCACCTTTTACAACTCATCTGCCAAGCCGCTCTGATTCAAATGCTCTCTCCAATGGTAGTAAACCTGCTGCAGAGAATCACACCTCAGAGACTGAGAGACAAAACGACAAGTCTGAAGTGCAGGACCCATCACAACTAAGCGACTCTGACTCAACTGCTCTCTCCAATGGTAATAAACCTTCTGCAGAGAATGAGACCTCAGAGACTGAAGGAACAGAGAAGTCTGGAGTGCAGGGCAGCTCTGATTCAGCGGCCTTGTCCAATGGCAACTCTGGTGCAGAGAGTCCAAGTTCAGAGACTAAGAAACAGGAAGACCATCCTTCACAGCCAGACAAAGGAAAGCAGGAGTCATCTGATAAGTGA
- the LOC106341461 gene encoding LOW QUALITY PROTEIN: protein RALF-like 17 (The sequence of the model RefSeq protein was modified relative to this genomic sequence to represent the inferred CDS: deleted 1 base in 1 codon): MAAAREFIICCLLSLLLCTSFMRVVSSAADVSRGGCGGGDGSLRDDNERCLEEVKDDDDDDVDNVYKVINKMRIYA; the protein is encoded by the exons ATGGCTGCAGCTAGAGAGTTTATCATATGT TGCCTCTTATCACTTCTTTTGTGCACTTCTTTCATGCGAGTCGTGTCTAGTGCTGCGGACGTCAGCAGAGGAGGATGTGGCGGCGGCGATGGAAGTCTCCGGGACGATAATGAGCGGTGTTTGGAGGAGGTCAAAGATGACGATGATGATGACGTGGATAATGTTTACAAAGTGATTAACAAGATGAGGATATATGCTTGA
- the LOC106336763 gene encoding protein disulfide-isomerase 2-3: MYIKSPSTWLTLLCLSFGFLNLTNALYGSSSPVVQLTASNFKSKVLNSNGVVLVEFFAPWCGHCKALTPTWEKVASVLKGVATVAAIDADAHQSAAQDYGIQGFPTIKVFVPGKPPVDYQGARDAKSIANFAYKQIKALLSDRLEGKSKPSGGGSSEKKSEPSASVELNSSNFDELVIKSNDLWIVEFFAPWCGHCKKLAPEWKRAAKNLKGKVKLGHVNCDVEQSIMSRFKVQGFPTIMVFGVDKSSPYAYDGARSASAIESFATELVEASAGPVEVTELTGPDVMEKKCGSAAICFVSFLPDILDSKAEGRNKYLEMLLSVAEKFKRHPYSFVWVAAVTQPDLEKRVNVGGYGYPAMVAMNVKKGVYAPLKSAFELQHLLEFVKDAGAGGKGNVPMNGTPEIVETKAWDGKDGEVMEEDEFSLEELMGGDDDANVGTKDEL, encoded by the exons ATGTACATCAAATCACCATCAACGTGGCTCACGCTTCTGTGCCTTTCATTCGGATTCCTCAATCTCACCAACGCTCTTTACGGATCTTCGTCCCCTGTGGTTCAGCTCACTGCTTCTAACTTCAAATCCAAG GTACTTAATTCAAATGGAGTTGTGTTGGTAGAGTTCTTTGCACCGTGGTGTGGTCATTGTAAAGCTCTTACACCAACGTGGGAGAAAGTGGCTAGTGTTTTGAAAGGTGTTGCTACCGTTGCAGCTATTGATGCAGACGCTCACCAGTCTGCTGCTCAG GATTATGGTATTCAAGGCTTTCCAACCATCAAGGTGTTTGTTCCTGGAAAGCCTCCTGTTGATTACCAAGGAGCTAGAGATGCTAAATCCATTGCTAATTTTGCTTACAAGCAG ATTAAGGCTCTCCTGAGTGACCGTTTGGAAGGAAAAAGTAAACCATCTGGAGGAGGATCTAGTGAAAAGAAATCTGAGCCTAGTGCATCCGTGGAATTGAACTCTAGCAACTTTGATGAGTTGGTCATCAAAAGCAATGACCTCTGGATCGTTGAGTTTTTCGCACCTTG GTGTGGACACTGCAAAAAGCTTGCCCCAGAGTGGAAAAGAGCTGCAAAGAACTTGAAGGGGAAGGTGAAATTAGGTCATGTCAATTGCGATGTTGAGCAG TCGATTATGAGCAGATTTAAGGTGCAAGGATTCCCTACAATTATGGTATTTGGTGTAGACAAAAGCAGCCCATATGCTTATGATGGTGCTAGATCTGCGTCAGCTATAGAATCTTTTGCTACAGAACTTGTGGAGGCTAGTGCTGGGCCTGTTGAAGTAACTGAACTAACTGGACCG GATGTCATGGAAAAGAAGTGTGGTTCCGCTGCTATTTGCTTTGTCTCTTTCCTACCTGACATTCTCGACTCCAAAGCTGAAGGAAGGAACAAGTATCTCGAGATGTTGTTGTCCGTTGCCGAGAAGTTTAAGAGACATCCTTACAG TTTTGTGTGGGTGGCGGCTGTAACGCAGCCGGATTTGGAGAAGAGAGTTAACGTGGGAGGATACGGTTATCCAGCAATGGTAGCCATGAACGTGAAGAAAGGAGTGTATGCTCCTCTTAAAAGCGCATTTGAGCTTCAACACCTCTT AGAATTCGTGAAGGATGCTGGAGCCGGTGGAAAAGGAAACGTGCCAATGAACGGGACACCGGAGATCGTTGAGACAAAAGCGTGGGACGGTAAAGACGGGGAAGTGATGGAGGAAGATGAATTCTCACTTGAAGAACTCATGGGAGGTGATGATGATGCTAATGTAGGAACCAAGGATGAGCTGTGA